In Rhinopithecus roxellana isolate Shanxi Qingling chromosome 16, ASM756505v1, whole genome shotgun sequence, a single genomic region encodes these proteins:
- the TEKT4 gene encoding tektin-4 — MAQTDILLTKQPAPQTVPPCELRAKEYDVARNTGAYTSSGLATAGFRTAKYLLEEWFQNCYARYHQAFADRDQSERQRHESQQLASETQALAQRTQQDSTRRVGERLQDMHGWKSELQREVEALVAETDLLLAQKQRLERALDATEVPFSIATDNLQCRERRQHPNLVRDCVETELLKEAELIRNIQELLKRTIMQAVSQIRLNREHKETCEMDWSDKVEAYNIDETCGRHHSQSTQVQAHPHSTAFQESASTPETWAKFTQDNLCRAQRERLASANLRVLVDCILRDTSEDLRLQCDAVNLAFGRRCEELEDARHKLQQHLHKTLREITDQEHNVAALKQAIKDKEAPLRVAQTRLYLRSRRPNVELCRDAAQFRLVSEVEELNMSLAALREKLLEAEQSLRNLEDTHMSLEKDITAMTNSLFIDRQKCMAHRTRYPTLLQLAGYQ; from the exons ATGGCGCAGACGGACATACTCCTGACCAAACAGCCGGCCCCACAGACAGTGCCGCCCTGCGAGCTGCGCGCCAAAGAGTACGACGTGGCCCGCAACACAGGCGCCTACACGTCCTCCGGGCTGGCCACCGCAGGCTTCCGCACCGCCAAGTACCTGCTGGAGGAGTGGTTCCAGAACTGCTATGCTCGCTACCACCAGGCCTTCGCGGACCGCGACCAGTCGGAGCGGCAGCGGCATGAGAGCCAGCAGCTGGCGTCGGAGACCCAGGCTCTGGCGCAGCGCACGCAGCAAGACTCCACGCGCAGGGTTGGCGAGCGACTGCAGGACATGCACGGCTGGAAGTCGGAGCTGCAGCGCGAGGTGGAAGCACTGGTTGCGGAGACCGACCTGCTGCTGGCCCAGAAGCAGCGGCTGGAGCGCGCCCTGGACGCCACGGAGGTGCCCTTCTCCATCGCCACTGACAACCTGCAGTGTCGTGAGCGCCGCCAGCACCCCAACCTCGTGCGCGACTGTGTGGAGACGGAATTGTTGAAG gaagctgagcttATCCGGAACATTCAGGAGCTGCTGAAGAGAACCATCATGCAAGCAGTGAGCCAGATCCG ACTGAACCGGGAGCACAAGGAGACCTGCGAGATGGACTGGTCAGACAAGGTGGAGGCCTACAACATCGACGAGACCTGCGGGCGCCACCACAGCCAGAGCACCCAGGTGCAGGCTCATCCTCACTCCACTGCCTTCCAAGAGAG CGCCTCCACCCCAGAGACCTGGGCCAAGTTCACGCAGGACAATCTGTGCCGCGCCCAGCGCGAGCGCCTGGCCTCGGCCAACCTGCGGGTGCTGGTGGACTGCATCCTTCGCGACACTTCCGAGGACCTGCGGCTGCAGTGCGACGCTGTGAACCTGGCCTTCGGGCGCCGCTGCGAGGAGCTGGAGGACGCGCGGCACAAGCTGCAGCAGCACCTGCACAAG ACGCTGCGGGAAATCACAGATCAGGAGCACAACGTGGCAGCACTGAAGCAGGCCATCAAGGACAAGGAGGCCCCTTTGCGCGTCGCCCAGACCCGGCTGTACCTGCGCTCGCGCCGGCCCAACGTGGAGCTGTGCCGCGATGCAGCCCAGTTCAG GCTGGTGAGCGAGGTGGAGGAGCTGAACATGTCCCTCGCAGCACTGCGGGAGAAGCTTCTAGAAGCAGAGCAGTCCCTGCGCAACCTCGAGGACACCCACATGAGCCTGGAGAAGGACATCACCGCCATGACCAACAGTCTCTTCATCGACCGCCAGAAGTGCATGGCCCATCGTACTCGCTACCCCACCCTCCTGCAGCTGGCTGGCTACCAGTGA